A region of Tachyglossus aculeatus isolate mTacAcu1 chromosome X4, mTacAcu1.pri, whole genome shotgun sequence DNA encodes the following proteins:
- the DMAC1 gene encoding distal membrane-arm assembly complex protein 1, translated as MAAASSSPSSSSSPPSPVRTPLMGNCWSCRLLSGTGLLGAGGYVYWAGRRPMKLGIPPGPGHIAQMVLGIGIGCWGVVVMTDPAGTAWPKK; from the exons ATGGCCGCCGCCTCGTCCTctccgtcgtcgtcgtcgtccccgCCTTCTCCCGTCAGGACCCCGctgatgggcaactgctggagctgCCGCCTGCTCAGCGGGACGGGGCTGCTGGGGGCGGGCGGCTACGTGTACTGGGCGGGGCGCCGGCCCATGAAGCTGGGCATCCCGCCGGGCCCCGGCCACATCGCCCAGATGGTCCTCGGCATCG GCATCGGCTGCTGGGGCGTCGTCGTCATGACGGATCCGGCGGGCACGGCCTGGCCCAAGAAGTGA